The DNA sequence TTCAATTAGTTAAGATCTGCTGAACGGTGCAGCGCAGTAAATTAGAATATGGGCCAGTAGGATTTTATTGTGTAGAAGAGGTTGAGTTGAATGATCTGGTGGGGTGTTCAAGGGGACGGCAACCGCTTTGTTTTTACTTAAAGCGGTTATCTACAATATGAGTTGTTATGCTAATTTGAGTGAAACCGTGTCGTTAATAGCAATACAGGCGTTAGTTATTACACGGCAAGTAACTCCGCCGCGCCAATCTGGCTGCAGTGCTTTTTCTAAACCGGGATAGGCGATTTCCATTTTTTTACACGGATCTGTTTCACCTGTTATCTCTAGGGTGAGTTCACCGATGACAAGTTGCTTGCCTTTATCTTCTGCAGAAAACGCAATGCCTTCGACTAGAATATTGGCTCTGCGGGTAAACCAAGGAAGACGTTTATCAACCTCATTACAGGCCAGTTGCCACTGCTCGATAGACATTACGGTCACTTGACGCTTACCTGGGCGGCCAAAGATGTCATTTTCAACACCCTTGGCTTGAGTCACGGCTGCATGTTCTACCGTTATCATCTCGCCACGTTTTTCTGTTTTATATGCAATACCAATTAGCTTTGCCATCGGAAAAGTCCTTATGTCCGTTTCAGGTAATTAAGGCTATAAGCCTTTCTTTATCAAATATTGATAAGGGGTTGCTTCTGTTTGACTAGCAATAAGAGTGTGGTCCATGAATTCACAAAAGCTAGGGATGTCACGAGTCGTCGCTGGATCATCAGCAATGATCAATAAAGTTTCACCATTGTTCATGCGTCTAACTGACTTACGCACCATCATCACGGGTTCAGGGCATCTTAGCCCTAAAGCATCGAGTTGGTGTTGTGCAGTATTAAATTGGTCGCTCATATTACCTCAGCAGAACGATTAAACAGAAGAGGCTAATATTACTCCAGCGGATGGGTATATCCAAGCTTGTCGCCAGATTTTGTGAACTTGGATTTATTTGCTGAAAACGCTAGGTTCCACGTGGAACATCTTTAAGGATTAAAATCCTATTTTAGGCCGTTATTGAGGTGATATCGGCATTGAGTAATTGCTGTAAGTCGGTCGGTGCTATCTCGATATCTAACCCGCGACGTCCGCCACTAACGTACATTTGAACCAATTGTGCACAGCTATTATCAATGATGGTGAGTAGCTGCCGTTTTTGGGCTAAAGGGCTAACGCCGCCTAATACATAGCCAGAGCTACGCTGAACTTCGATAGCCTCAGCCATAACAGCTTTTTTAGCTTTGCATGCCTTGGCGATAGCTTTTAAGCTGAGCTTATCCGCGACTGGGATAATCGCCACTGCAAGTTGCTTGCCGTCTAGCTTTACCACTAAGGTTTTAAAGACCAAACCTATTTCGACTCCGATTTTTTCAGCTGCTTCTAACCCATATGCTTGGCATGCAGGGTCATGTTTATACTCATGAACTTGATGTGTAATATTGTGCTTAACGAGCAAGTCTATGGCTGGCGTCATTTTATAACCTAGTGTGGACTGTAGTTAACTTTAAAGTGATTTTTCCATAACTAATACATCAATACCGTGATAAGTCACTTGTTCTACTGTTTGCCAACCTAAGCTGCGATAAAGGCCACCAGAGATATCTTCTGTTTGTAGGTTAATACTTGTTACGCCTAACGCTTTAGCTTTCTCTATAATGGCTTCAACGAGCGCTTTACCTACACCTATACCGCGAGATGATGGTGCAACGTAAACGCCGCCAAGCCAATGTTCACGCTGTGGATAGATGTCCATTTCATGACAACGCAGTTGCGCCGCCCCGAAGAATGTACCTTTATCAAATGCCACCATGATAAGCGGTAGCTTATCGTGATTAAGATACTCTTTAAGTTTTAGTTCAAGCTCACCAACGCTACGACCTTCACCAATATACCCCCACTCATTGCTATACCATGTCGCTATCTGGTGTATTGCTTGTGGCTTTTCTGCGAGTAAATACAGCTGCATCTACGCTGAACCCCTTTAGTGATTAACGCTACTTTAATTTAACAATTACTTATATAGTATCGAGTAAAACAGATCGAGAGTATGGTTTTTTATATCGAAAAAAGGTCAATATACCCGATCGAAGGATGAATAAAACTCAATTTTGGGAGCTATCACCTGTTTTATTATAAGTTATAACTTTTACATGCCTTTTACTTAACTTACTCTAAGTTGTTGTGATATCGTATGTTTATTGTAATTGGCTAGTGTGTTCAGCCATCATTGTTATTTCAAGGAAGATTACACCTACATGGACAGTTGTGAACAACCAATCAAGGTTAGTTTCTGGAGCAAGCTACAAAGTGTCGCCCTGACAGTTGTTGCTATTATGTTGTCTCTGGGCCAGTGGAATGACACTAAAGATGCACTTAGTGCAGTTTATGAATCATTTGTCGCCAACTGGACTAACGATATTGAATATAAGCAAATATCGACTCTACACGTTGGCCAAACTCAGGCTTACATAACCAGTGTTTTCGGCAATCCTCACGTATCCAAAAAATCTAAGTCTGATACCGGTATCGTTTATTTTTATTACGGTAATAAAAAATACCAACTAACACTGGCCATCAAAGATCAACGTTTATCTGGCTATGCTGTTGTTGGTTTAAAAGCAGATTTCCAAGTCTCCGTTCCCTACACTGAGCAGGCGTTACTATCGAGTCCGTTAGACAGCTATTTTACTCAAACAGATAGCTACTTTTCTGACGCAAATAACATTGAGTATTACGCTGAATCACATGATTTAGGCAAGAAAGTGATGTTTTATAACTTAATCATTGGCTCGGTGAATTATGGCAACTTTAGCCATGACGACAGTTCAGCTGTAAAAAAATTGAATGCAGATTTGGACCGTGGCATTGAAGATGTCAGCAGTGCTTTAGAGGCCAGCAGAAATTTAAAGCCTAATTATTTTGCCGTTACGGAGCTCGCCCCTAAAGTGATGATTGAAGGGCTATTAACGCATTTTGAATATAAAACACTTTTAAAAATAGATTAATATCAAGGACGAAACATGAATCTAAAACTTAGCGCTATTTTCCTGGGGCTAACACTGGTTGTTGCTTGTCAGTCGACAAGTAAGACGCCTGATTGGTACTTAGAGCCTATCGTGACAAATGCTGCGGAGTTAGTTGCTGTTGGTCAAGGCACATCTCTTGATAAAGCCAAGCAGAAGGCAATGAGTGCGCTGAATCAACAATTGTGGACTGAAGTTAAATCGAGTGGGCAGAGTCGCAATATAGCCAATGATATCAATGGTAAAGAGCATTATCAGCAACTTAATGATTTTAGTGTTAACACCAAAACATCGGCCGTTATCCTAAACGGCGTGACCTTTTCTAAAGCTCAGCAAGCGGGTGATACGTTTTACGTTGAAGCTAAAGTGGCTAAGGATAATGTTAAAGCTCAGCTAATGGCGGACGTTAAAAACTACAACGGACTAGCTCAATTTGAATTGGACACCTTAGCGCAAACTGACCCATTAGTTTGGTGGTTAAGAAATGTCGATGTGAGTGACCTTGAGAGCAACATGGCCAGCAGGTTATCAATGCTATCGGCTCTGTCATCAACAGAAAAAACACCTAACAATCTCATTCCTAAATTGAAAGCTAAAGTGGCTGAAGTGCACTCCGGCATTAAGGTCGTGATAGCTGCAAATCCACAAGATCGGTGGATGAAAAAGTCGATAACGGCTTATTTAACTAAGTATAAAATTCAGGTCGTTGACAGTGCTAAAAGTCATTTTAGCCACCAGCTTATTCTTGATACTGATTGGCGTAAGAGTCATATCTCCGATATGTACATCTCTACAGTGCAAGTGAATCTTGTACTTAAAGATAGTCATAATTTAGTTGTTGCGAGTAACGAAATCATCGCCAACGCCAATTCAGTGACCAGTTTTGAGCGCGCCAATGAAGGTGCCTCACGCCATTTCTCTGCCAAATTAAAAGAGCAGAACTTTTGGAAAGCTTTAGGGCTTTAGTAAGATTTTTATAAATAAATATGGATATTGATATGTTAAAAAAAGCTTTTGTTGCCGTTGCCGTGTTAACTGCTATTACAGGGTGTAAGTCAACGGGTCCTAATGTTTGTTCTGCTTCAACACGAGTAGAGCTACCTGTCAGCAGTCATGTGGTTAAGGGAACTGCAAACACTAAGGTCATCATTTTTGAACCTGATCTTAAAGTTGACACCCGCACCGCTAAGAGTATTACAGCCTCTTTTCATCAGTCACTAAGCAAACAAGTCGATATGACGGGGTCAACAATTGTTGATCGAAGCTTAGCTACAAAATTGAAGTCAGAGTTACAGATTGCAGAAGCTAGCGGTCGATACAGCTCAGAAGGCGTGCCTATTGCTGATTTTGCTATTTTTACGGATATTGGTGTCGCAAATTTTTCTCGAGAATTTAGTGCTGCTCATGAGTCTTACGATCCGATAAAAGATAAGCGCGTGATGGTTGCAGCGGCGTGTAACTTTGAGGCTAAAATCGAAGCTAGTACACGCGCTGTATCATTACCTGACATGATAACGCTGGACCAAATTCAATTTGCAGGCGACAGCACCTACTCTTTTGATACCAATAACTCACGTTGTCCTATCTCTCAAGAGCAAATTAATAGCATGATTGCCGAAGCGGCTAAATATGCGGTGACACGTAACGATGATCTTAAGAACTTATTGGCGCCACGTGCCAGTGTTGTTGAAATGCGTCAATGTGATGCTGGCACTATGGTGCGTATCGATATGGGAAGTCGCAGCGGTGTAGAACCTGAGTGGGAAGTTGATTTTATTACCCATGAGAAAGTGACTAACTATGCTGGTGAAATTGAAATTGAGACCAGCGGATACGGTGAAGGTGAGGTTATTAATAATGCCGAACATGGCATTAAACCAGATTATGCATGGGTTATGATCGATAAGGACATGGCGGGTAAAGTAAAGCGTGGCGATACCGTGAAAGTAAAGTTTGAAGATGACTGTAATGAAATGGGTTTTCTTTCTAGCTTGTGCCATAAAACATCAGAATCAATGTCAAAAACATTTAGTTTTTAAGGGAATAGAATGAAAAAATTATTAATTACAACTGCTGTACTCGGATTGTTGGGTGGTTGTTCAAGTAACGATACAGTTCAAAATGTTCAACAAATAGACTGTTTTTATCCTGATGCACCAACGGTAAGTGCACCTCGTTGGGTGTGCGATGTAATGCCTGAAGGCATAGAGATGGGAGCTGTCGGTTATGCTAAGAAGAGCGTAGCGGGTTTAAGCATAATGCGTGATGTTGCCACTAACGATGCACGTGCAAGACTTGCTCAGCAGTTCGAGTCCAATGTAAATACACTGTTTAAGCAAGCGACGACAGCAAACATAGTGTCTACGACTGAAAGCGTGTCTGAAGAGGTAAATGAGTACTTTGAATCTGTCACTAAAAACGTCACTAGCCGAACCTTGTCTAATAGCCGAGTGATTGTTACTCAGCGCAGCCCAGGTGGCGGACTTTATACGTTAGTGGGTATGGATAAAGCAACTTATGATGAAAACATCGCAAAAGTTGTGACTGCAGCAAGTAAGAAAGATCCTGAATTATGGAACAAGTTTAATAATAAGAAAGCGGCTGAAGAGTTAGATGCAGTGCTTTCAACGTTACAAAAACTTTAGTATTTAGCAGGGAAAGAAGGAAGCGATTCGCTTCCTTCTTGCTTAAGGTTAAGTATTTTACTTTTCAGGTAGTGACGAAAGGATTCAACAATGAAAACTCGTTTAACAGGTTTGATGGCCTGCTTAATGTTGAGCGTGCCGTCAGTTTTTGCGGCTGATCGCTTTGCAGAGATAGATGCTGAAATCGATAAATCGAATTTTACTCAAGAGCAAAAGGATAAGGAATATCAAGATTTTGTTTTTGCGTATATGGCCGAATATGAAAATTGGCGAGTCGAGTACTTAAAAGAGTTTGATGAATATCGAGCCGAAATCATCAAGAAATGGGGTGTTGGTGATGTATCCGAACGCCACAAAAATGTTGAGTATTCAGCGGATCAAACCGTAAAATCAATCATTGATTATGACAAAAATGAGGTATCGATCTCGATACTTGTTGATAGTAATACCTCTGATGAAGATGCTAAAGCGGAGTTACAAAAGCAGATTGAGCTGCTTGTCGCTGTGCCAACGTCTAATGCGTCGAAAGTGATTATGTCAGTGGAGCCAAAAGCGATAGCCGCGGTTAATATCACGCCGGTGGCATTCTCAGCAGAGAATGAAAAAGAAGCTAAACAGGTCATTATTGAACAAACAAAAGCGCAATTAAGAGAGATAGATAAAGAGTCTGATAAGGCGCAGCTGACTAAAGCTGACAATTTATCTATTGATATGATTGAGCAAGTTTCTATTCAGAAAAAGAAAAAGCTAATTATTGTGGCCAAGGAGAGGCTCGTCGCAGTGGCAGATGATTACGATAAGCAAAGAGCGCAAAAGACGGCGACATTGACTGAAAAGAAGATCGTTGAGTACAAGGTTAAATTGCCTAAGAATGGCCTTAGCTCACGAGCCAGTGCTGTGGTTGATTTTGCTCAAACGGAGGGTGAAAAATGGCATATTTCTTCAGCGCTGATCATGGCGGTTATTCACTCAGAATCGAGTTTCGACCCTAAAGCCACATCACCGATACCCGCTTATGGGCTAATGCAGATTGTCCCTACAACAGCAGGTTATGATGTAAATCAGATCGTTAGGAAAATTAGCGAACCTATGTCTTCGGGGGATCTCTATGTTCCCGGCATCAATGTTGAAACAGGCGCTGCTTATCTTAATATTTTGGATAAACGTTATCTTAAGTCTATTGAAAATGACGAGAGTCGACTGTATTGCATGATCGCAGCGTACAACACTGGCGCGGGTAATGTGGCGAAAGCTTTTAATGCTGATGGTGCTAGAAATATCAGAAGGGCTGCTAAAGTGATTAATAAGATGGCGCCAGATGAGGTTTATCAGCACTTGTTACATAATCTACCTTATGATGAGACTAAGCATTATCTTAAGAAGGTCAGTAGCCGAATTGAGCTTTATCAAAATAAGATCTAACCTGAATTAAGGCTGATAATTGAAACAATAAAAAAGCCAGCGAATGCTGGCTTTTTTGATCCGCGAAGAAAGCTTACGGACGTTCAAATATGGTTGCGATACCTTGGCCTAAACCAATACACATAGTTGCAAGACCATATTTTGCATCTTTTGCTTCCATTAGATTGATAAGGGTCGTCGAGATACGCGTGCCTGAACAACCTAGCGGGTGACCCAATGCAATTGCGCCGCCGTTAAGGTTAATCTTCTCGTCGACAACATCCATCAAACCTAGCTCTTTAACGCAAGGGAGCGACTGTGCAGCAAAGGCTTCGTTGAGCTCAATAACGTCTAAGTCGTCAACCGTCAACCCAGCGCGAGCCAGAGCTTTCTTAGTTGCAGGTACTGGGCCGTAACCCATAATAGCGGCATCACAACCGGCAATCGCCATCGAACGAATACGCGCTCGAATAGGCAAACCGAGTGCTTTGGCTTTTTCTTCTTCCATCACCAACATGGCAGATGCGCCATCAGACAATGCAGATGAAGTACCTGCGGTAACTGTGCCGTTGACAGGATCAAAAGCGGGGCGTAGTCCAGAGAGTGATTCCATTGATGTTTCAGGGCGGATCACTTCATCATGCTCAACTTTAATCAGTGCGCCGTCTGCGTCGTGGCCTTCAATGGCAACGATTTCATTGGCGAAGCGACCTTCAACCGTTGCAGCTTGTGCACGTTGATGTGAGCGTACTGCAAATGCATCTTGCTGTTCACGGGTAATGCCATGCATTTTACCGAGCATCTCAGCGGTAAGGCCCATCATACCCGACGCTTTAGCGACGTTATTAGCAAGACCTGGGTGGAAGTCCACTCCATGGCTCATTGGTACGTGGCCCATGTGCTCAACACCACCGACGATAAACGTATCGCCTTGGCCTGTCATAATTGCACGGGCAGCTTGGTGAAGTGCATCCATTGATGAACCACACAGGCGGTTAATAGTAACAGCACCGACTTGCTTAGGAATACCTGCAAGTAGCGCAGCGTTACGTGCGATGTTGAAGCCTTGCTCAAGAGTTTGTTGTACACAACCCCATAGCACATCTTCAATGGTGTTCGGGTCAAGCTGAGGGTTACGCTCAAGCAGTGACTTCATGAGTTCAGCAGAAAGAGTTTCTGCACGTACATTTCTAAATACACCAGCCTTTGAGCGGCCCATTGGAGTACGAATGCAATCTACGATTACGGCATTTTTCATTGTTCTAATCCTTGCTGCTTAAGCCTGCTGGTAGTAGCTGCCATTGTTGGCGGCGAGTTCACGCATAGTGTCGGTTACTTGATATAGGCCACCTAGGTGAGCATATTTGTCAGCGAGAGCGACAAAGTTAGCGACACCCATAGTATCTAGGTAACGGAATACACCGCCTCTAAATGGTGGGAAACCAAGGCCATAAACTAAGCCCATATCCGCTTCAGCAGGCGAAGCGATAATACCTTCTTCAAGACAGCGTACTGTCTCGATAATCATTGGGATCATTGTACGAGCGATGATCTCATCTGACTCAAATGCTTTCTTCTCACCAAACTCAGCTTGCAGTAACGCATAGCTCGTTGGGTCTAAATCTTTCTTTGGCTTACCGCGACGGTCAACTGAATATTGGTAGAAGCCTTTGTTGTTCTTCTGACCAAAACGCTGGGCTTCAAACATAACGTCAATGGCATCTTTACCTGTTTTACCCATACGCTCTGGGAAACCTTCCGCCATAACGGCTTGAGCATGGTGACCCGTATCAAGGCCTACAACATCAAGTAAGTATGCAGGACCCATAGGCCAGCCAAACTGCTTCTCCATCACTTTATCGATAGCCGCAAAGTCAGCGCCATCAGCGAGTAGGCCACTGAAGCCTGCAAAATATGGAAACAATACACGGTTAACGAAGAAACCAGGGCAGTCGTTAACAACGATAGGGGTTTTACCCATCTTGCTGGCGTAAGCAACAACGGAAGCAATCGTTTCTTCAGAGCTGTTTTCGCCGCGAATAATTTCTACTAAAGGCATTTTGTGCACTGGGTTAAAGAAGTGCATCCCACAAAAGCGCTCAGGCTTTTTAAGGCTCTTAGCAAGTAGGTTGATTGAGATAGTCGAAGTATTTGAAGTGATGATCGTATCTTCACTAACATGCTGCTCAACTTCTGCTAGCACCATCGATTTAACTTTTGGATGCTCAACAACGGCTTCAACAATAATATCAACCGCTTTAACGGGAGCGTAATCCAGCGTTGGGGTGATGTTATTGAGTACCACTGCCATTTTAGCAGGGGTAGAACGACCACGTTTAACTTGTGCGGTTAGCAGTTTAGATGCTTCGTTAAGGCCTAAATCTAGCGCAGGTTGCGCAATATCTTTCATCACAATTGGGGTGCCTTTACTTGCACTCTGGTAAGCAATACCCCCGCCCATGATCCCAGCCCCTAATACTGCGGCTGAATTAACTTTCTTAGCAAGTTTGCCTGCTTTCTTGGCTTTACCTTTAACCAACTGGTCGTTTAGGAAAATACCAATCAGTGCTTGAGCTACTTCGGTTTTAGCCAGTTTCACAAAGGCTTGATGTTCAATTTTTAGTGCCGCAGCGCGATCGCATTGTGCCGCTTGCTCGATAACACTGACGACAGCCATTGGTGCCGGGTAGTGTTTTCCTGCAACTTTAAAGACCATGCCTTTAGCGGTTGCAAATGACATCATCGCTTCAAGTTTTGGCAGTGTTAGTGGCGCTAGCTTTCTAGCTCGGCGCGTCTGCCAATCGAGCTTTTCTGCTATGGCATCTTTCAACATTCTAAGTGCTGCACTTTGCAGCTTTTCTGGTGCGACAAGCGCATCGATAGCACCAATTTTTAATGCGGCGTCTGGTCGCTGATCTTTGCCTGACGTGATCCACTCAAGGGCATTGTCTGCGCCGACTACGCGAGGTAAGCGAACAGTGCCGCCAAAACCTGGAATGATGCCTAGCTTAGTTTCTGGTAGACCAATGCGAGCGGTGGTGTCTGCAACTCGGAAATCGGTGGCTAGAATGGTTTCACATCCAGCGCCGAGTGCAAATCCATTAATGGCTGAAATCGTCGGGAAAGGCAGATCTTCCAATTTGTTGAAAACAACATTAGCTTCTTCCAACCAAGACAGTAGTACTGAATCTTCTTCAGCAAAAAGCCCCAAGAATTCAGTAATGTCAGCACCAACAATAAATGCAGATTTTGCTGACGTTAGCATTAAACCTTTGATATTGTTATTTTGCTTAATGCTGTCGAGTGCAGCATTTAAAGAGTCGATGGTTTCTCT is a window from the Shewanella sp. Choline-02u-19 genome containing:
- the ybaK gene encoding Cys-tRNA(Pro) deacylase, which encodes MTPAIDLLVKHNITHQVHEYKHDPACQAYGLEAAEKIGVEIGLVFKTLVVKLDGKQLAVAIIPVADKLSLKAIAKACKAKKAVMAEAIEVQRSSGYVLGGVSPLAQKRQLLTIIDNSCAQLVQMYVSGGRRGLDIEIAPTDLQQLLNADITSITA
- a CDS encoding ETEC_3214 domain-containing protein — encoded protein: MDSCEQPIKVSFWSKLQSVALTVVAIMLSLGQWNDTKDALSAVYESFVANWTNDIEYKQISTLHVGQTQAYITSVFGNPHVSKKSKSDTGIVYFYYGNKKYQLTLAIKDQRLSGYAVVGLKADFQVSVPYTEQALLSSPLDSYFTQTDSYFSDANNIEYYAESHDLGKKVMFYNLIIGSVNYGNFSHDDSSAVKKLNADLDRGIEDVSSALEASRNLKPNYFAVTELAPKVMIEGLLTHFEYKTLLKID
- the fadB gene encoding fatty acid oxidation complex subunit alpha FadB; translated protein: MIYQSPTIEVELLEDNIAHLCFNAQGSVNKFDRETIDSLNAALDSIKQNNNIKGLMLTSAKSAFIVGADITEFLGLFAEEDSVLLSWLEEANVVFNKLEDLPFPTISAINGFALGAGCETILATDFRVADTTARIGLPETKLGIIPGFGGTVRLPRVVGADNALEWITSGKDQRPDAALKIGAIDALVAPEKLQSAALRMLKDAIAEKLDWQTRRARKLAPLTLPKLEAMMSFATAKGMVFKVAGKHYPAPMAVVSVIEQAAQCDRAAALKIEHQAFVKLAKTEVAQALIGIFLNDQLVKGKAKKAGKLAKKVNSAAVLGAGIMGGGIAYQSASKGTPIVMKDIAQPALDLGLNEASKLLTAQVKRGRSTPAKMAVVLNNITPTLDYAPVKAVDIIVEAVVEHPKVKSMVLAEVEQHVSEDTIITSNTSTISINLLAKSLKKPERFCGMHFFNPVHKMPLVEIIRGENSSEETIASVVAYASKMGKTPIVVNDCPGFFVNRVLFPYFAGFSGLLADGADFAAIDKVMEKQFGWPMGPAYLLDVVGLDTGHHAQAVMAEGFPERMGKTGKDAIDVMFEAQRFGQKNNKGFYQYSVDRRGKPKKDLDPTSYALLQAEFGEKKAFESDEIIARTMIPMIIETVRCLEEGIIASPAEADMGLVYGLGFPPFRGGVFRYLDTMGVANFVALADKYAHLGGLYQVTDTMRELAANNGSYYQQA
- the fadA gene encoding acetyl-CoA C-acyltransferase FadA, translating into MKNAVIVDCIRTPMGRSKAGVFRNVRAETLSAELMKSLLERNPQLDPNTIEDVLWGCVQQTLEQGFNIARNAALLAGIPKQVGAVTINRLCGSSMDALHQAARAIMTGQGDTFIVGGVEHMGHVPMSHGVDFHPGLANNVAKASGMMGLTAEMLGKMHGITREQQDAFAVRSHQRAQAATVEGRFANEIVAIEGHDADGALIKVEHDEVIRPETSMESLSGLRPAFDPVNGTVTAGTSSALSDGASAMLVMEEEKAKALGLPIRARIRSMAIAGCDAAIMGYGPVPATKKALARAGLTVDDLDVIELNEAFAAQSLPCVKELGLMDVVDEKINLNGGAIALGHPLGCSGTRISTTLINLMEAKDAKYGLATMCIGLGQGIATIFERP
- a CDS encoding MOSC domain-containing protein — encoded protein: MAKLIGIAYKTEKRGEMITVEHAAVTQAKGVENDIFGRPGKRQVTVMSIEQWQLACNEVDKRLPWFTRRANILVEGIAFSAEDKGKQLVIGELTLEITGETDPCKKMEIAYPGLEKALQPDWRGGVTCRVITNACIAINDTVSLKLA
- a CDS encoding GNAT family N-acetyltransferase encodes the protein MQLYLLAEKPQAIHQIATWYSNEWGYIGEGRSVGELELKLKEYLNHDKLPLIMVAFDKGTFFGAAQLRCHEMDIYPQREHWLGGVYVAPSSRGIGVGKALVEAIIEKAKALGVTSINLQTEDISGGLYRSLGWQTVEQVTYHGIDVLVMEKSL
- a CDS encoding LPP20 family lipoprotein codes for the protein MKKLLITTAVLGLLGGCSSNDTVQNVQQIDCFYPDAPTVSAPRWVCDVMPEGIEMGAVGYAKKSVAGLSIMRDVATNDARARLAQQFESNVNTLFKQATTANIVSTTESVSEEVNEYFESVTKNVTSRTLSNSRVIVTQRSPGGGLYTLVGMDKATYDENIAKVVTAASKKDPELWNKFNNKKAAEELDAVLSTLQKL
- a CDS encoding LPP20 family lipoprotein; this translates as MNLKLSAIFLGLTLVVACQSTSKTPDWYLEPIVTNAAELVAVGQGTSLDKAKQKAMSALNQQLWTEVKSSGQSRNIANDINGKEHYQQLNDFSVNTKTSAVILNGVTFSKAQQAGDTFYVEAKVAKDNVKAQLMADVKNYNGLAQFELDTLAQTDPLVWWLRNVDVSDLESNMASRLSMLSALSSTEKTPNNLIPKLKAKVAEVHSGIKVVIAANPQDRWMKKSITAYLTKYKIQVVDSAKSHFSHQLILDTDWRKSHISDMYISTVQVNLVLKDSHNLVVASNEIIANANSVTSFERANEGASRHFSAKLKEQNFWKALGL
- a CDS encoding transglycosylase SLT domain-containing protein, which translates into the protein MKTRLTGLMACLMLSVPSVFAADRFAEIDAEIDKSNFTQEQKDKEYQDFVFAYMAEYENWRVEYLKEFDEYRAEIIKKWGVGDVSERHKNVEYSADQTVKSIIDYDKNEVSISILVDSNTSDEDAKAELQKQIELLVAVPTSNASKVIMSVEPKAIAAVNITPVAFSAENEKEAKQVIIEQTKAQLREIDKESDKAQLTKADNLSIDMIEQVSIQKKKKLIIVAKERLVAVADDYDKQRAQKTATLTEKKIVEYKVKLPKNGLSSRASAVVDFAQTEGEKWHISSALIMAVIHSESSFDPKATSPIPAYGLMQIVPTTAGYDVNQIVRKISEPMSSGDLYVPGINVETGAAYLNILDKRYLKSIENDESRLYCMIAAYNTGAGNVAKAFNADGARNIRRAAKVINKMAPDEVYQHLLHNLPYDETKHYLKKVSSRIELYQNKI
- the tusA gene encoding sulfurtransferase TusA; its protein translation is MSDQFNTAQHQLDALGLRCPEPVMMVRKSVRRMNNGETLLIIADDPATTRDIPSFCEFMDHTLIASQTEATPYQYLIKKGL